In Flavobacterium endoglycinae, one DNA window encodes the following:
- a CDS encoding glycoside hydrolase family 20 protein: MRIIKSYLIIGFLALVTSSYAQKVFTEKDIRIIPKPTQTFIKTGVFEFTKDTKFVVNSDFQKEAVNALASKFAIAAGWKPESVAKAPTSNFVQFKVDPNLKNEAYILDVNPNSIVISAKGNAGFMYALESIRQLLPEAIESQYAITSAKWQIPSVTINDEPRFKWRGLMLDLSRHFFDKNYILATIDRLAMHKMNVLHLHLVDDQGWRIEIKKYPKLTEVGAWRVDQENLSWNARLAVSPDQKGTYGGFFTQEELKEIVKYAASKNIEVIPEIEMPAHVSSAIASYPELACFDQKIGVPSGGLWPITDIYCAGKETTFEFLQNVLDEVMEIFPSKYIHIGGDEATKTNWAKCPYCQKRIKDNNLKSVEELQSYFVKRIEKYINSKGKRVIGWDEILEGGLAPEATVMSWRGMKGGIEAADQGHDVIMTPESPCYFNFYQGPQNEEPLAFDAYNPLSEVYKFDPVVSTMTPQEAAHVLGGQANLWAEHLSLPKDSEYMIFPRLAALSETLWSPKEKRNWDDFTTRLFSLLKRYDYLGINYAKSAYLVTASSTADLANKQIKVELKNEFPNPDIRYVLGDKSIEHHAVKYTTPIEITGTTVLKASLFQNDKPVGKTYTDTIIFHKGFAQKVKYLTPYNQNYKGDANTMVNTIRGSKNFHDGQWQAWLVNDMELVIDFQKQESVEEVSVGTLESQGAGVNFPVEVKVLVSNDGIKYKQVGKITRPYAVNPLPELKDFKISFQKQNARFVKVIAGNLKKSPKGESSWIFVDEIVVN; the protein is encoded by the coding sequence ATGAGAATTATAAAATCTTATTTGATAATCGGTTTTCTTGCTCTTGTGACTTCTTCGTATGCGCAGAAAGTTTTCACAGAAAAAGACATTCGCATCATCCCGAAACCGACTCAGACTTTTATAAAAACAGGTGTTTTTGAATTTACAAAAGATACAAAGTTTGTTGTAAACAGCGATTTTCAAAAAGAAGCTGTAAATGCTCTGGCTTCTAAATTTGCCATTGCAGCCGGATGGAAACCTGAATCTGTGGCAAAAGCTCCAACAAGCAATTTTGTTCAGTTTAAAGTTGATCCAAACTTAAAAAACGAAGCCTATATTTTAGATGTAAACCCAAACAGCATCGTTATTTCGGCGAAAGGAAATGCAGGTTTTATGTACGCTTTAGAAAGTATCAGACAATTACTTCCTGAAGCCATCGAAAGCCAATATGCGATTACATCTGCAAAATGGCAGATTCCAAGTGTGACGATTAATGATGAACCACGATTTAAATGGAGAGGTTTAATGCTCGATTTATCGCGTCATTTCTTCGATAAAAATTATATTCTGGCAACAATCGATCGTTTGGCAATGCACAAAATGAACGTTTTGCATCTTCATTTAGTAGATGATCAAGGCTGGAGAATTGAGATTAAAAAATACCCAAAACTAACAGAAGTTGGGGCGTGGAGAGTTGATCAGGAAAACTTATCATGGAACGCCAGACTTGCTGTAAGCCCAGATCAAAAAGGAACTTATGGAGGTTTTTTTACTCAGGAAGAATTAAAAGAAATTGTAAAATATGCGGCATCAAAAAACATTGAAGTAATTCCAGAAATCGAAATGCCGGCTCACGTAAGCAGTGCGATTGCATCGTATCCAGAATTGGCTTGTTTTGATCAGAAAATTGGAGTGCCATCAGGAGGATTATGGCCTATTACCGATATTTATTGTGCTGGAAAGGAAACTACTTTTGAATTTCTGCAGAATGTATTAGATGAAGTCATGGAAATTTTTCCTTCAAAATACATTCATATTGGCGGCGACGAAGCAACTAAAACAAATTGGGCAAAATGTCCGTACTGCCAGAAAAGAATCAAAGACAACAACCTTAAAAGTGTAGAAGAATTACAAAGTTATTTTGTAAAACGAATCGAAAAATACATCAACTCAAAAGGCAAAAGAGTAATTGGCTGGGATGAAATTTTAGAAGGTGGTTTAGCTCCTGAAGCAACGGTAATGAGCTGGAGAGGAATGAAAGGCGGCATCGAAGCTGCAGATCAAGGTCACGACGTGATTATGACACCGGAATCTCCTTGCTATTTCAACTTTTACCAAGGTCCGCAAAACGAAGAACCTTTAGCTTTTGACGCTTACAACCCATTAAGCGAAGTATACAAATTTGATCCTGTAGTTTCGACCATGACACCTCAGGAAGCGGCACACGTATTAGGAGGACAAGCTAATTTATGGGCAGAACATCTATCATTGCCAAAAGATTCTGAATACATGATTTTCCCAAGATTAGCGGCTTTATCAGAAACATTATGGAGCCCGAAAGAAAAAAGAAACTGGGATGATTTTACAACAAGATTGTTTTCATTATTAAAACGTTACGATTATTTAGGAATCAATTATGCGAAAAGTGCTTATTTGGTAACCGCTTCTTCTACAGCCGATTTAGCAAATAAACAAATCAAAGTAGAACTGAAAAATGAATTTCCAAATCCAGACATTCGTTATGTTTTGGGTGATAAAAGTATCGAGCATCATGCTGTAAAATATACAACGCCAATTGAGATTACAGGAACGACAGTTTTAAAAGCTTCTTTATTTCAAAATGATAAGCCAGTAGGAAAAACATACACAGATACCATTATTTTCCATAAAGGATTTGCTCAGAAAGTAAAATACTTAACGCCTTACAATCAGAACTATAAAGGTGATGCCAATACCATGGTAAACACAATTAGGGGAAGTAAAAATTTCCATGACGGACAATGGCAGGCTTGGTTAGTAAATGATATGGAATTGGTAATTGATTTCCAAAAACAGGAAAGCGTAGAAGAGGTATCAGTAGGAACTTTAGAAAGTCAGGGAGCAGGAGTTAATTTTCCTGTTGAAGTAAAAGTATTGGTTTCTAATGATGGAATTAAATACAAACAGGTTGGGAAAATAACGCGTCCGTACGCAGTAAATCCGCTTCCGGAATTGAAAGATTTTAAAATCAGTTTTCAAAAACAAAATGCACGCTTTGTAAAAGTAATTGCAGGCAACTTAAAGAAAAGTCCAAAAGGAGAAAGTTCCTGGATTTTTGTGGATGAGATTGTAGTGAATTAA
- a CDS encoding glycoside hydrolase family 3 N-terminal domain-containing protein, with the protein MLQLRMRKTAIIFVMAVGFLNQTHAQKKYLYQDAKAPVEDRVKDLLSHMTLEEKVRQMDMYRGDFFKEKEDFAKGKSAEKIGKLGIGAIHDLYPRSAKMINDLQTNVIKGNRWGIPALIMCEMLHGYLDEGSTAFPMNIGLGATWDTSVLDKVGKVIGMEARAHGVHFGFGPNLDLGREPRWGRVAETFGEDAYLNSEIGLAFIKGLQGDDLKSDRSIIAEPKHFAVHGIPQAGGNSSPILVGERSAREDHLPSFEKAFRKGGALGTMCAYSELDGIPCAANHWLLTDVLRNEWGFKGLVVSDLGAIKYIQTTHKVSDSPKESIREAVSAGVDMQFYDFSNEFWQSTLIELVNEKKLTMENIDRAAGDVLRLKFLLGLFENPYTDKNLIKERFHTKENQAVALEAAQKSMVLLKNDNNILPLSKSIKNIAVIGPNANASRMGGYAPKNSVGVTVFEGVQQLVGKTANVVYEEGVPLIVKGQAIPSKYLFTSDGFQNGLKGEYFNNRNLEGTPALTRIDSQLEFDWPWAPGDGVNVDDFSIRWTGYIQSDKSFDGWLGLSSDDGIRMWVDDQLVIDNWTKGATSIVTTPKNIEAGKKYKVRIEMWEGGWGARAHLRWNLEKVNMQPAIDAAKKADVAIVVLGESNELVEENRDVADLNLHGMQQELIEAIQKTGTPVVCVLLNGRPLSTNWIAENIPAVVEGWFPGEFGGRAVADVLFGDYNPGGRLPITVPKSVGQLPIYYNQKPSAIHRYVAESEHPLYTFGYGLSYTKFEYSNLKISSSSIKLDGELKVSVDVKNTGDRDGDEVVQLYINDVYSSVTTPEKTLKGFKRLNIKKGETKTVEFTLTPDELSLWNREMKRVVEPGDFEVMVGGNSTDLLKNTFKVVK; encoded by the coding sequence ATGTTACAATTAAGAATGAGGAAAACGGCCATTATTTTTGTAATGGCTGTTGGTTTTTTAAACCAGACCCACGCCCAGAAAAAGTATCTGTATCAAGATGCGAAAGCGCCTGTTGAAGACAGAGTAAAAGACTTGTTAAGCCATATGACACTTGAGGAAAAAGTACGTCAGATGGATATGTACAGAGGAGATTTCTTTAAAGAAAAAGAAGATTTTGCCAAAGGTAAATCCGCTGAAAAAATTGGGAAATTAGGAATTGGAGCGATTCATGATTTGTATCCGCGTTCAGCGAAAATGATCAATGATTTGCAAACCAATGTAATCAAAGGAAATCGCTGGGGGATTCCAGCGTTAATTATGTGTGAAATGCTCCACGGATATTTAGACGAAGGAAGTACCGCTTTTCCAATGAATATTGGTCTTGGTGCAACTTGGGACACTTCTGTTTTAGACAAAGTGGGAAAAGTAATTGGTATGGAAGCCAGAGCACACGGAGTTCATTTTGGTTTTGGACCCAACTTAGATTTAGGGCGTGAGCCAAGATGGGGAAGAGTTGCTGAAACTTTTGGTGAAGATGCTTACTTAAACAGTGAAATTGGTTTGGCATTCATTAAAGGATTGCAGGGAGATGATTTAAAATCAGATCGTTCTATTATTGCAGAACCTAAACACTTTGCAGTTCACGGTATTCCGCAGGCGGGAGGAAATTCTTCGCCAATTTTGGTTGGAGAACGTTCTGCCCGTGAAGATCATTTGCCTTCATTCGAAAAAGCCTTCAGAAAAGGCGGTGCTTTAGGAACCATGTGCGCGTATTCTGAGTTAGACGGAATTCCTTGTGCGGCAAATCATTGGTTATTAACAGATGTGTTACGAAACGAATGGGGTTTTAAAGGACTTGTGGTTTCAGACTTAGGAGCTATTAAATACATTCAAACAACACACAAAGTTTCTGATTCTCCAAAAGAAAGTATTAGAGAAGCGGTTTCTGCAGGAGTGGATATGCAGTTTTATGATTTTTCAAACGAATTCTGGCAAAGCACCCTCATTGAATTGGTAAACGAAAAGAAATTGACAATGGAAAACATCGATCGTGCAGCGGGAGACGTTTTGCGTTTGAAATTCTTATTGGGCTTATTTGAAAATCCATATACCGATAAAAACTTAATTAAAGAACGTTTTCATACTAAAGAAAATCAAGCGGTTGCTTTAGAAGCAGCTCAGAAATCAATGGTTTTATTGAAGAACGACAACAATATTTTACCATTAAGTAAAAGCATTAAAAACATTGCGGTTATCGGACCAAATGCAAATGCTTCAAGAATGGGAGGTTATGCTCCTAAAAATAGTGTTGGAGTGACCGTTTTTGAAGGCGTTCAGCAATTAGTGGGAAAAACAGCGAATGTGGTTTATGAAGAAGGTGTGCCGCTGATTGTAAAAGGACAAGCTATTCCATCTAAATATTTATTTACTTCAGATGGATTTCAAAACGGATTAAAAGGAGAATATTTCAATAACAGAAATTTAGAAGGAACTCCGGCTTTAACGCGTATAGACAGCCAGTTAGAATTTGACTGGCCTTGGGCGCCTGGTGACGGTGTTAATGTGGATGATTTCTCTATTCGCTGGACAGGCTATATCCAATCAGACAAATCATTTGACGGCTGGTTAGGTTTAAGTTCTGATGACGGAATCAGAATGTGGGTTGACGATCAATTGGTTATCGACAACTGGACAAAAGGAGCAACAAGTATTGTGACCACTCCAAAAAATATCGAAGCAGGAAAAAAATACAAAGTACGCATTGAAATGTGGGAAGGAGGCTGGGGAGCCAGAGCTCACTTACGCTGGAACTTAGAAAAAGTAAACATGCAGCCAGCAATCGACGCCGCTAAAAAAGCCGATGTTGCGATTGTGGTTTTAGGAGAATCAAACGAATTGGTGGAAGAAAACCGAGATGTTGCCGATTTGAATTTACACGGAATGCAGCAGGAATTGATTGAAGCGATTCAAAAAACAGGAACTCCAGTAGTTTGTGTGTTATTAAACGGCCGTCCGCTTTCTACAAACTGGATTGCTGAAAACATTCCGGCAGTAGTGGAAGGCTGGTTCCCGGGAGAATTTGGTGGAAGAGCCGTAGCTGATGTTTTATTTGGAGATTACAACCCAGGAGGAAGATTACCAATTACAGTTCCGAAATCAGTTGGACAGTTACCTATATATTATAATCAAAAACCATCTGCAATTCACAGATATGTAGCAGAGAGCGAGCATCCGTTATACACATTTGGTTACGGATTAAGTTATACGAAGTTTGAATATTCAAACCTTAAAATCAGCTCTTCGTCGATAAAATTAGATGGAGAACTAAAAGTTTCGGTTGATGTTAAAAACACAGGAGACCGAGATGGTGACGAAGTGGTACAATTATATATTAACGATGTATATAGTTCTGTAACGACACCTGAAAAAACATTAAAAGGATTCAAAAGACTTAACATCAAAAAAGGAGAAACTAAAACTGTTGAATTTACACTTACACCAGACGAATTATCTCTTTGGAACAGAGAAATGAAAAGAGTTGTAGAACCTGGAGATTTTGAAGTGATGGTAGGAGGAAATTCTACAGATTTGTTAAAAAATACTTTTAAAGTAGTAAAGTAA
- a CDS encoding GH92 family glycosyl hydrolase — translation MVLHTNNKFKTACILYMLFFSITIFAQQPADYVNPFIGTSNYGAAFPGPIAPRGMASISPFNVAGVKNTPMEKDSQWLSNPYVNENTFLTGFTQVNMSGVGCPDLGVILVMPTTGEVEIDHLKYGSTYSNEVAKAGYYSVNLNKYKIKSEFTASKRVGVSRFTFPKGQSNVLLNLGLGLTNEEGAMVRVVSSTEIEGMRSVGSFCYNSPEDAYPVYFVAKFSKPADKFGVWKKPAKYNGVEAQWMGYNGKARMMDNTIKTVVGDSIGTYFTYKFDKEETVEVKIGISYVSIENARENLAKEVGNKSFDAVYKETYNEWNEELSKISVEGGSQDDNTIFYTALYHTLIHPNTLNDFNGEYPEIKRKKIGKTKDTRYTVFSLWDTYRNAHQLMSLVYPKQQSDMVKSMLDMFDENGWLPKWELNSTETFTMVGDPASIVITDTYLKGIHDFDVQKAYYAMLKGSDQIENNPLRPGLKDYIKKGYLTTDNKGPVSTTQEYNISDYAISLMANEFGDKENVKRFKNRSLSYRKLFDKNLNLLRPRTANGDWYEPFDPTSGANFEENVGFIEGNAWQYNFMVPHDIKGLMKLMGGEKPFSAQLQKIFDSKQFDMANEPDIANPYLFNYVKGEEYKAQEHVKRLVREHFKNEPKGLPGNDDTGTMSAWLVYSMMGIYPISPGDPIYTITTPMFHRVTIKLDPRYYKKENIVIERQENNGGKINSIELNGKKLNSFFISHDDFVNGTKLKVIQN, via the coding sequence ATGGTTTTACATACCAACAATAAATTTAAAACAGCATGTATTTTGTACATGCTGTTTTTTAGCATCACAATTTTTGCGCAGCAACCGGCTGATTATGTCAATCCGTTCATTGGAACATCAAATTACGGAGCGGCGTTTCCAGGACCAATTGCACCAAGGGGAATGGCTAGTATAAGTCCGTTTAATGTTGCCGGAGTAAAAAATACTCCAATGGAAAAAGACAGTCAGTGGCTTTCGAATCCGTATGTGAATGAAAACACGTTTTTAACCGGATTTACTCAGGTTAATATGAGCGGTGTAGGCTGCCCGGATCTAGGCGTTATTTTAGTAATGCCAACAACAGGAGAAGTTGAAATCGATCATTTAAAATACGGTTCAACTTATTCCAATGAAGTAGCAAAAGCTGGATATTACAGTGTAAACCTCAACAAATACAAAATTAAAAGCGAATTTACCGCTTCAAAACGAGTTGGAGTCAGCAGATTCACTTTCCCGAAAGGGCAATCTAATGTTTTATTAAATCTTGGTTTAGGATTAACCAATGAAGAAGGAGCAATGGTAAGAGTAGTTTCTTCGACAGAGATAGAAGGAATGCGTTCTGTTGGTTCATTTTGTTACAATAGTCCCGAAGATGCTTATCCGGTTTATTTTGTGGCTAAATTTTCGAAGCCTGCCGATAAATTCGGTGTTTGGAAAAAACCTGCAAAATACAACGGTGTTGAAGCACAATGGATGGGGTATAACGGAAAAGCGAGAATGATGGATAATACTATCAAAACCGTAGTTGGCGATAGCATTGGAACGTATTTCACGTATAAATTCGACAAAGAAGAAACCGTTGAGGTTAAAATTGGGATTTCGTATGTAAGCATTGAAAATGCCCGCGAAAACTTAGCAAAAGAAGTAGGAAACAAATCGTTTGATGCTGTTTACAAAGAAACGTACAATGAATGGAACGAAGAGCTTTCTAAAATTTCAGTTGAAGGCGGTTCTCAAGACGATAATACGATTTTCTACACGGCATTGTATCATACTTTAATTCATCCAAATACTTTAAATGATTTTAACGGAGAATATCCAGAAATCAAAAGAAAGAAAATTGGTAAAACCAAAGATACTCGTTATACCGTATTTTCATTGTGGGATACGTACAGAAATGCCCATCAATTAATGTCATTAGTTTATCCAAAACAGCAATCTGATATGGTAAAAAGCATGCTTGACATGTTCGATGAAAACGGCTGGTTACCTAAATGGGAATTGAATTCGACAGAGACTTTTACGATGGTTGGAGATCCGGCAAGTATCGTAATTACAGATACTTATTTGAAAGGAATTCATGATTTTGATGTTCAGAAAGCGTATTACGCGATGTTGAAAGGATCCGATCAGATTGAAAATAATCCGCTTCGTCCGGGATTGAAAGATTATATCAAAAAAGGATATTTAACAACAGATAACAAAGGTCCTGTATCGACCACTCAGGAATACAACATTTCAGATTACGCTATTTCGCTTATGGCTAACGAATTTGGAGACAAAGAAAATGTAAAACGTTTTAAAAACCGCTCGTTATCCTACAGAAAATTATTTGATAAGAATCTGAATTTACTTCGCCCAAGAACAGCAAACGGAGATTGGTACGAGCCTTTTGACCCAACTTCTGGAGCTAATTTTGAAGAGAATGTTGGTTTTATCGAAGGAAATGCCTGGCAGTATAATTTTATGGTTCCCCACGACATTAAGGGATTAATGAAATTAATGGGAGGTGAAAAACCTTTTTCAGCGCAATTGCAGAAAATTTTCGACAGCAAACAATTTGATATGGCAAATGAGCCAGACATTGCAAATCCGTATTTGTTTAATTATGTGAAAGGTGAAGAATATAAAGCACAAGAACACGTGAAACGATTGGTTAGAGAACATTTCAAAAATGAACCAAAAGGATTGCCAGGAAATGATGATACAGGAACAATGTCAGCTTGGTTAGTGTATTCGATGATGGGAATTTATCCAATTTCTCCGGGAGATCCAATTTACACGATTACAACGCCAATGTTTCATAGAGTGACGATCAAATTAGATCCAAGATATTATAAAAAAGAAAACATCGTAATTGAAAGACAAGAAAATAATGGAGGAAAAATCAATTCGATTGAGCTAAACGGAAAAAAACTTAACAGCTTTTTTATTTCGCATGATGATTTTGTGAATGGAACAAAGCTTAAAGTGATTCAAAATTAA
- a CDS encoding alpha-L-fucosidase, with amino-acid sequence MKKGIFIIAMLFSVQMFSQAIYEDERYVPETDPLVLKNLEEWQGKKFGLLMHWGTYSQWGIVESWSICPEDYGWCERKKGSNPANYNQYIADYEGLRKTFNPVKFDPAKWAKAAKYAGMKYMVFTTKHHDGFNMYDTKYSDYKITSKDVPFHTNPKADVLKEIFNSFRGEGISTGAYFSKPDWHSEYYWDPYFPPFDRNVNYDPSLYPDKWQKYVDFTHNQILEILTNYGKVDILWLDGGWVRKRDQVNIKENYDEKFTENESKNGFIKHRVVDQDPKMDELVIKARQKQPGLIVVDRAVHGKNQNYLTPEGRVPAKTLPYPWESCIPAGGGWSYTPDATYMTGRQGIHMLVDIVAKGGNLLLNVAPSPEGEWDKGAYDLLQAYGDWMKVNSVAIYNTKPIEPYKEENICFTQNKAGNVFAFYLAKEGEDKIPAEVTVKSISPKKGTKITMLGSKTFLKWTKEGNGFKVIIPESLRNNLPAKEAWTLKIEAINR; translated from the coding sequence ATGAAAAAAGGAATATTCATAATCGCGATGTTATTTTCGGTTCAGATGTTTTCGCAGGCCATTTATGAAGATGAGCGCTATGTACCAGAAACAGACCCATTAGTGTTGAAAAATTTAGAAGAATGGCAGGGGAAAAAATTTGGTTTACTAATGCACTGGGGAACTTACAGCCAATGGGGAATTGTAGAATCATGGTCGATCTGCCCAGAAGATTACGGATGGTGTGAACGTAAAAAAGGAAGCAATCCTGCAAATTACAATCAATACATTGCCGATTATGAAGGATTAAGAAAAACGTTTAATCCAGTAAAATTTGATCCTGCAAAATGGGCAAAAGCAGCTAAATATGCGGGAATGAAATACATGGTTTTCACTACAAAACACCATGACGGATTTAACATGTACGATACTAAATATTCTGATTATAAAATTACGAGCAAAGATGTTCCTTTTCATACCAATCCAAAAGCAGATGTTTTAAAAGAGATTTTCAACTCTTTTAGAGGAGAAGGTATTTCAACTGGAGCTTATTTTTCGAAACCAGACTGGCATAGTGAATATTACTGGGATCCGTATTTTCCACCATTTGACAGAAACGTAAACTACGATCCGTCTTTATATCCAGACAAATGGCAGAAATACGTTGATTTCACTCACAACCAAATCTTAGAAATCTTAACGAACTACGGGAAAGTAGACATTTTATGGTTAGATGGAGGATGGGTTAGAAAAAGAGACCAAGTAAACATCAAAGAAAACTATGACGAGAAGTTTACAGAAAACGAATCTAAAAACGGTTTCATTAAACATAGAGTAGTAGATCAAGATCCTAAAATGGATGAATTGGTGATTAAAGCACGCCAAAAACAGCCAGGTTTAATTGTTGTAGACAGAGCCGTTCACGGTAAAAACCAAAACTACTTAACTCCAGAAGGACGTGTTCCTGCTAAAACATTGCCTTACCCATGGGAATCTTGTATTCCAGCTGGTGGCGGATGGTCTTATACTCCAGATGCGACCTATATGACAGGAAGACAAGGTATTCACATGTTAGTCGATATCGTGGCAAAAGGTGGAAACTTGTTATTAAACGTGGCTCCAAGCCCGGAAGGAGAATGGGATAAAGGCGCTTACGATTTGCTACAAGCATACGGAGACTGGATGAAAGTAAACAGCGTAGCGATTTACAACACAAAACCAATCGAACCTTATAAAGAAGAAAACATCTGTTTTACACAAAACAAAGCAGGAAATGTATTTGCATTTTATTTAGCTAAAGAAGGAGAAGATAAAATTCCAGCAGAAGTTACAGTGAAATCTATCAGCCCTAAAAAAGGAACAAAAATTACCATGTTAGGTTCTAAAACTTTTTTAAAATGGACAAAAGAAGGAAACGGATTTAAAGTAATTATTCCAGAAAGTTTAAGAAACAATCTTCCTGCAAAAGAAGCGTGGACTTTAAAAATCGAAGCGATCAACAGATAA